The following are encoded together in the Vibrio zhugei genome:
- the brnQ gene encoding branched-chain amino acid transport system II carrier protein translates to MNQRLKLTDIIAIGFMLFAFFLGAGNIIFPPQAGQLAGHHLLPAMSGFLATAVGLPLAGIIAVAISGGSWGHLTKDLPIRISTIIASLMFIIIGPAFAAPRTGLVAYEMGVKPLLDNPSNTTLAIYSMVFFAIAMFFAWSQGKLIDMIGKLLTPVLFVCLAILAVAVFIDPQGNLMAAQRQYAAAPFTTGFFEGYNTMDTFASLMFGILVVEGLRSKGITDKKATTKYLISAAFIAAGGLAFVYVSLFYLGATSSTIASGAANGGDILSLYTQALFGGYGQIVLSIIVTLACLTTAIGLLSAVSEYFSGISRLSYHQWVMITGVVCAVVANVGLNQLISISIPVLFALYPVAIALVALAFIRRYLPNPVLAYRLVLLVAFIFALFDAAKVSGLDVSWLSFLPLFNKGLGWLTPSCIVLIGMFFVSESRPNRQLD, encoded by the coding sequence GTGAATCAGCGTTTAAAATTAACAGATATTATTGCTATAGGCTTTATGCTTTTTGCGTTCTTCTTGGGCGCGGGTAATATTATTTTTCCACCGCAAGCAGGACAACTCGCCGGGCATCACCTGTTACCTGCCATGAGTGGGTTTCTGGCAACCGCCGTTGGTTTGCCATTAGCGGGTATTATTGCTGTTGCGATTTCTGGCGGCAGTTGGGGGCATCTTACTAAAGATCTGCCGATTCGCATATCGACGATCATTGCGAGCTTAATGTTTATCATCATTGGTCCAGCTTTTGCTGCTCCAAGAACCGGGCTGGTGGCTTATGAGATGGGAGTCAAGCCGTTGCTTGATAATCCAAGTAACACCACGTTAGCCATTTATTCCATGGTGTTTTTTGCGATAGCGATGTTCTTTGCATGGTCTCAAGGAAAGCTGATCGACATGATCGGTAAGCTGCTAACACCAGTGCTATTTGTTTGTTTGGCTATTTTAGCCGTGGCCGTGTTTATTGATCCTCAAGGGAATCTGATGGCTGCGCAAAGACAATATGCGGCCGCACCGTTTACCACTGGGTTCTTTGAAGGTTACAACACCATGGACACGTTTGCTTCTTTGATGTTTGGGATCTTAGTGGTCGAAGGGTTGCGCAGTAAAGGCATTACCGATAAAAAAGCCACGACTAAATATCTTATCAGTGCCGCATTCATTGCCGCTGGAGGGTTAGCGTTTGTCTACGTTTCTTTGTTTTATCTTGGCGCAACCAGTTCGACGATTGCTAGCGGAGCGGCCAATGGAGGCGATATTTTAAGCCTCTACACTCAAGCACTGTTTGGTGGTTATGGCCAGATTGTGTTGTCTATTATTGTGACGTTAGCGTGTTTAACTACCGCCATTGGTTTGTTATCCGCTGTCTCTGAATATTTCAGTGGCATCAGCCGTTTGTCTTATCACCAATGGGTCATGATTACTGGTGTGGTATGTGCTGTGGTTGCCAATGTCGGGTTGAATCAGTTAATTTCCATTTCTATTCCAGTGTTGTTCGCGCTCTATCCTGTAGCGATCGCGTTAGTGGCGTTGGCCTTTATTCGTCGTTATTTGCCAAACCCTGTTTTGGCTTATCGCTTGGTATTATTGGTTGCCTTCATTTTTGCCTTGTTTGATGCCGCAAAAGTATCAGGATTAGATGTCTCTTGGTTAAGCTTCCTCCCATTATTTAACAAAGGGTTAGGCTGGCTAACACCGTCTTGCATTGTGCTCATTGGGATGTTTTTCGTCTCTGAATCTCGTCCTAATCGTCAATTGGATTGA